Proteins from a single region of Candidatus Bathyarchaeota archaeon:
- a CDS encoding DNA-directed RNA polymerase subunit P, whose product MSEKKETVGVVFECMSCRAHINAEQLTMTPEVKCPNCGYRILRKVRSPIVRRIKAR is encoded by the coding sequence GTGTCTGAAAAAAAGGAAACAGTAGGCGTTGTCTTTGAATGTATGAGTTGTAGAGCACATATTAATGCGGAGCAATTAACAATGACCCCGGAAGTCAAATGTCCAAATTGTGGCTATAGGATCCTCAGAAAGGTTCGCTCGCCTATCGTTAGGAGAATTAAGGCTAGGTAA
- a CDS encoding NADP-dependent malic enzyme: MSKLTKEELLSKAYKPAELALKYHPFYRGKIEVTLKAPVRTFDDFAIWYTPGVADPCKVIQRDRDAVYEYTNKWNTVAVVTDGTRVLGLGNIGPEAGLPVMEGKALLFKYLGGVDAFPICLATTDPEEIITAVKWIQPSFGGVNLEDIEHPKCFYILDRLRKEAEIPVWHDDQQGTATITLAGTINALKIVGKKMDQVQVAMIGAGAANICIARILIAAGINPETLIMVDSKGILHQGRTDVKEKYPEKWEMCLKTNKEGRVGGIPEAMKDADITIAMSKPGPGTIKPEWVKGMADDAIVFACANPIPEIWPWEAKEAGARIVATGRSDFPNQINNSLGFPGIFRGTLDVRAKTITDEMCIAAANELARLAEEKGLQEDYIVPTMDDWEVYPREAVAVALKAMEQGIARRKLSRQELYDVAVATIRRAREMTSYLMEQGFIQPPPP; encoded by the coding sequence ATGTCTAAACTAACAAAAGAGGAACTCTTGTCGAAGGCTTACAAGCCTGCAGAGTTGGCTTTAAAGTATCATCCTTTTTATCGGGGGAAAATTGAGGTTACGCTTAAGGCCCCTGTCAGAACCTTTGACGACTTTGCAATCTGGTATACGCCGGGCGTAGCTGACCCCTGTAAAGTCATACAAAGAGACAGGGATGCGGTATATGAGTATACCAATAAGTGGAATACGGTGGCAGTCGTTACAGATGGGACCCGCGTGCTTGGCTTGGGCAATATCGGACCTGAAGCTGGATTGCCCGTAATGGAGGGTAAAGCTTTACTCTTCAAATATCTCGGTGGTGTCGACGCATTCCCAATCTGTCTGGCGACTACAGATCCCGAAGAAATCATCACAGCTGTTAAGTGGATACAACCATCCTTTGGCGGTGTCAATTTAGAAGATATCGAGCATCCTAAGTGCTTCTACATTCTAGATAGACTCCGTAAAGAAGCGGAGATCCCGGTATGGCATGACGATCAACAAGGAACAGCCACGATTACTTTGGCAGGAACGATAAATGCGTTGAAGATTGTGGGCAAAAAAATGGATCAAGTTCAAGTAGCAATGATAGGTGCAGGGGCTGCCAACATCTGCATTGCTAGAATCCTGATTGCAGCAGGAATTAATCCGGAAACTTTGATTATGGTCGACAGTAAGGGGATTCTACATCAGGGTAGAACTGATGTAAAGGAGAAATACCCCGAGAAATGGGAAATGTGCTTGAAGACAAACAAAGAGGGGCGTGTGGGGGGTATACCTGAAGCAATGAAAGACGCTGACATTACAATTGCAATGTCGAAGCCGGGTCCAGGCACTATAAAGCCCGAATGGGTTAAAGGTATGGCTGATGATGCGATAGTTTTCGCATGCGCAAATCCAATTCCCGAGATATGGCCGTGGGAAGCTAAGGAAGCCGGTGCAAGAATTGTAGCTACAGGTCGCTCAGATTTTCCGAATCAAATCAATAACTCCCTTGGTTTTCCGGGAATATTTCGAGGAACATTAGATGTAAGGGCAAAGACCATCACCGATGAAATGTGTATTGCCGCTGCCAATGAATTGGCAAGGTTAGCTGAAGAGAAGGGATTGCAAGAGGATTATATAGTTCCAACAATGGACGATTGGGAAGTCTATCCAAGGGAAGCGGTAGCTGTCGCCCTGAAGGCTATGGAACAGGGTATAGCGAGAAGGAAGTTGAGTAGGCAAGAATTATATGATGTGGCGGTTGCCACAATACGTAGGGCGAGGGAAATGACAAGCTATTTAATGGAACAGGGCTTTATTCAACCGCCACCGCCCTAG